Within Betaproteobacteria bacterium, the genomic segment TCAGGGCATCGAGCGCATCAGCCAGCAATTCATCGGCAAACCGTTTCGCAGGTACCAGTCCCATCAAACTCACATACGTGGGCTTGTTGGCATCCTGATCTTTTCCGGCGGTTTTGCCTAATTTTTCAGTATTAGACTCGCAATCGAGAATGTCGTCCACTACCTGAAACGCGAGTCCCACGCATTTGCCGTATTGGTCAAGCTTCTCGATTTTTTCCGGCGGCAGCGCCTGGCCACACATCGCGCCCAGCAATACCGAGGCGCGAATCAGCGCGCCGGTCTTGAGGATATGCATGAACTCCAGTTCAGGCAACGTAATTTGGCGTCCGACATTGGCCAAGTCGATCGCTTGGCCGCCGGCCATTCCGTGCGCGCCGCAAGCGCGCGAAAAGACCTTCAACATGTCCAGTTGTTGCGATGGGGAATCAGCCAACTGGTGCGCGGACATCAATTCAAACGCCAGTGCCTGCAAGGCGTCACCGGCGAGCAACGCTGTGGCTTCATCGAATTCAACGTGGCAGGTTGGCTTGCCGCGGCGCAGGACATCATCGTCCATGCACGGCAGATCATCGTGGGCCAGCGAA encodes:
- a CDS encoding polyprenyl synthetase family protein, with amino-acid sequence MSDFQEWSRTIAGDMERTLESLLPPSASEPRRLHDAMRYATLGGGKRVRPMLAHGAGLISGAPVERVRIVSSAVETIHAYSLAHDDLPCMDDDVLRRGKPTCHVEFDEATALLAGDALQALAFELMSAHQLADSPSQQLDMLKVFSRACGAHGMAGGQAIDLANVGRQITLPELEFMHILKTGALIRASVLLGAMCGQALPPEKIEKLDQYGKCVGLAFQVVDDILDCESNTEKLGKTAGKDQDANKPTYVSLMGLVPAKRFADELLADALDALSTFDGKADRLRQLAEFIVRRLY